The following proteins are co-located in the Tardibacter chloracetimidivorans genome:
- a CDS encoding GDP-mannose 4,6-dehydratase encodes MAVLVTGAAGFIGFHTSLRLLERGEEVIGIDNLNAYYPVSLKQARLAEIERRHPGAFEFIHLDFADMAALTETLKGRPIDRIVHLGAQAGVRYSIENPHAYVQSNLVGHVNMLEFARHSDRCAHMVYASSSSVYGSNKQMPFSVEDRVDHPISLYAATKKADELMSETYAHLYRLPLTGLRFFTVYGPWGRPDMAMWLFTDAILKNQPIKVFNHGNMRRDFTFIDDIVSGVVACLDNPSPDDGAVKAGGSVSPHRVYNIGNNRPEELMHMIDVLEEAVGKKAVRDFQPLQAGDVPETYANIDAISSDLGFAPTTSIEAGIPRFVDWFKAYHQLEMA; translated from the coding sequence ATGGCCGTGCTTGTTACCGGAGCCGCAGGGTTCATCGGCTTCCATACGTCGCTGAGACTGCTGGAACGGGGCGAAGAGGTGATCGGGATCGATAACCTCAACGCCTATTACCCCGTGTCGCTGAAGCAGGCCCGCCTTGCCGAGATCGAGCGCCGCCATCCGGGCGCGTTCGAGTTTATCCATCTGGATTTCGCCGACATGGCCGCGCTGACGGAAACGCTCAAGGGCCGCCCGATCGACCGGATCGTGCATCTGGGCGCGCAGGCGGGCGTGCGCTATTCGATCGAGAACCCCCATGCCTATGTGCAATCCAACCTGGTCGGCCATGTGAACATGCTGGAGTTCGCCCGGCATTCAGACCGGTGCGCCCATATGGTCTATGCCTCCTCCTCGTCCGTCTACGGCTCCAACAAGCAGATGCCGTTTTCGGTGGAGGACCGGGTCGATCATCCCATCTCGCTCTACGCCGCCACGAAAAAGGCGGACGAACTGATGAGCGAGACCTACGCCCATCTTTACCGGCTGCCGCTCACGGGCCTTCGCTTTTTCACCGTTTACGGGCCGTGGGGGCGTCCGGACATGGCGATGTGGCTGTTCACCGACGCCATATTGAAAAACCAGCCGATCAAGGTGTTCAACCACGGCAACATGCGGCGCGATTTCACCTTCATCGACGACATCGTGTCCGGCGTGGTCGCCTGCCTGGACAACCCGTCCCCGGATGACGGAGCCGTGAAGGCGGGCGGGTCGGTTTCTCCCCACCGGGTCTACAACATCGGCAACAACCGGCCCGAAGAACTGATGCACATGATCGACGTGCTCGAGGAGGCCGTGGGCAAAAAGGCCGTTCGGGATTTTCAGCCGTTACAGGCGGGCGACGTCCCCGAAACCTACGCCAATATCGACGCGATCAGCAGCGATCTCGGCTTTGCTCCGACGACGTCGATCGAAGCGGGCATTCCGCGCTTCGTCGACTGGTTCAAGGCTTATCACCAGTTGGAGATGGCCTGA
- a CDS encoding class I mannose-6-phosphate isomerase, with translation MAVVKLITKRVEKPWGRRTLWPAFDDVMNCGEPVGEIWFQMPDGSEPELLVKYLFTSENLSIQVHPDDEGAKARGYPRGKDEAWVVLEADPGATIAIGTRRVMTREELREAALNGTIEDVMFWKSVKAGDVFYSPAGTVHAIGEGLTLVEIQQNVDLTYRLWDYGRPRELHLDDGIAVSDPVPYVTPHVPREIGDGRTILCDGPKFVLERWKMEGAGELQPPPDKPVWVVPLVGGGSLAGQPIKAGEAWVVDEKAEISLKPGSDVLVAYPGEDVFPGVWTRR, from the coding sequence ATGGCTGTCGTGAAACTCATCACCAAAAGGGTGGAAAAGCCCTGGGGCCGCCGGACCTTGTGGCCCGCTTTCGATGACGTGATGAACTGCGGCGAGCCGGTTGGGGAAATCTGGTTTCAGATGCCCGACGGAAGCGAGCCGGAACTGCTCGTCAAATATCTGTTCACCAGCGAAAATCTGTCCATTCAGGTTCATCCCGACGATGAGGGCGCTAAGGCGCGGGGCTATCCGCGCGGCAAGGACGAGGCATGGGTCGTGCTGGAGGCCGATCCGGGCGCGACCATCGCCATCGGTACGCGCCGCGTGATGACCCGTGAGGAATTGCGGGAGGCCGCCCTCAACGGCACGATAGAGGATGTGATGTTCTGGAAATCGGTCAAGGCCGGTGACGTGTTCTACTCACCCGCCGGGACCGTCCATGCCATTGGTGAAGGGCTTACCCTTGTCGAGATACAGCAGAATGTAGACCTCACCTACCGGCTTTGGGACTATGGCCGCCCCCGCGAACTTCATCTCGACGACGGCATCGCCGTGTCCGATCCGGTGCCCTATGTCACGCCGCATGTGCCGCGGGAGATCGGGGACGGAAGAACGATCCTGTGCGATGGTCCCAAGTTCGTGCTGGAACGCTGGAAGATGGAAGGCGCGGGCGAACTGCAACCGCCGCCCGACAAGCCCGTGTGGGTCGTGCCGCTCGTCGGCGGCGGTTCCCTGGCAGGTCAGCCCATCAAGGCCGGAGAGGCGTGGGTCGTCGATGAGAAGGCGGAAATCTCTCTGAAGCCGGGCTCGGATGTTCTGGTCGCCTATCCGGGCGAGGATGTTTTTCCCGGCGTCTGGACGAGGCGCTAA
- a CDS encoding class I SAM-dependent methyltransferase has protein sequence MTTLSQCRACLAPDPYLFLPMGDHPPAQAFIRSGDVAKDQPAFPLNTQVCLECGLIQVADQIPADYFRHYLYVPSGAATMHTHFRGLAEVVTEKANGGLVIDIGCNDGLMLMAANGMGARTLGIDPAANIVEIANERGVDVHVAYFNPATAAEVLEKHEAPKVICSTNTFNHIGDLHDFMKGVDILLADDGTFILELPWAKDLIEKNEFDTVYQEHLSEFSLLSLARLGAFFDMHVVDVTRLGVHGGSMRIFLRRKAMNDTPAPVVQEMLDEELASGMLDKESYDAFTRRVDDVGTELRQMLKEMKAKGLKIAGYGAPAKGNTLLNYFGIGPSELDFLVDRNPLKHDLYSPGMKIPVRGTDAITSEKPDVLLVLAWNFFDEIKDQQADFLAAGGQFLVPLPQPTLVN, from the coding sequence ATGACCACACTCTCTCAGTGCCGCGCCTGCCTCGCGCCCGATCCCTATCTGTTTCTGCCGATGGGCGATCACCCGCCGGCGCAGGCATTCATCCGGTCTGGCGACGTCGCCAAGGATCAGCCGGCCTTCCCGCTCAACACGCAGGTCTGCCTTGAATGCGGACTGATCCAGGTCGCCGACCAGATCCCCGCCGATTATTTCCGTCACTATCTCTATGTGCCCTCGGGCGCCGCCACCATGCACACCCATTTCCGGGGGCTGGCAGAGGTGGTGACCGAAAAGGCGAACGGCGGTCTGGTCATCGACATCGGCTGCAATGACGGGCTGATGCTGATGGCGGCGAACGGCATGGGCGCGCGGACGCTGGGGATCGACCCCGCCGCTAACATCGTCGAGATCGCGAACGAGCGCGGAGTCGATGTGCACGTCGCCTATTTCAACCCAGCGACCGCCGCCGAAGTGCTGGAAAAGCACGAAGCGCCGAAGGTAATCTGCTCGACCAACACCTTCAACCATATCGGCGACCTGCATGATTTCATGAAGGGCGTGGACATTCTGCTTGCCGATGACGGCACCTTCATACTCGAACTGCCCTGGGCCAAGGACCTGATCGAAAAGAACGAGTTCGACACTGTCTATCAGGAGCATCTGTCGGAGTTCAGCCTGCTGTCGCTTGCAAGGCTCGGGGCCTTCTTCGACATGCACGTCGTCGATGTCACGCGGCTTGGCGTGCATGGCGGATCGATGCGGATATTCCTGCGCCGCAAGGCGATGAACGACACGCCCGCGCCTGTCGTCCAGGAAATGCTGGACGAGGAACTGGCGTCCGGCATGCTGGACAAGGAAAGCTATGACGCCTTCACCCGGCGGGTGGACGATGTCGGCACGGAATTGCGCCAGATGCTGAAGGAGATGAAGGCGAAGGGGCTGAAGATCGCGGGTTATGGCGCGCCGGCCAAGGGCAACACCCTGCTCAACTATTTCGGCATCGGTCCCAGCGAGCTTGATTTCCTGGTCGACCGTAACCCGCTGAAGCACGATCTCTATTCGCCGGGCATGAAAATCCCGGTGCGCGGAACCGACGCGATCACTTCTGAAAAGCCTGATGTGCTTCTCGTGCTCGCCTGGAACTTCTTCGACGAGATCAAGGACCAGCAGGCGGATTTCCTGGCGGCGGGCGGGCAGTTTCTGGTGCCCTTGCCCCAGCCGACGCTGGTGAACTGA
- a CDS encoding NAD-dependent epimerase/dehydratase family protein, with product MAERVVITGGAGFIGSHLARRCVAEGLDVHLIVRPSSSLHRLAGEIDRLTVHTADLGDEPRLRALLARIAPDRVFHLAARTRGADAADTLADARNLLLLLQLLAEQDRPPSVVVRTGSIAEYGTGPLPYREDQHEEPETPYAVAHVIGTEQLRRLASMLTFPVVTVRLALVYGPGQSEDFLIPAMIRRCLEGQPLTVRHPDDRRDLLHIDDAVEGLMQLSEAKLMGHTVVNLATGVAPSMREAAKLVLAATGADPALVTLSDTQPGRTPSELRAAPDLAQSLVGWKAALNLADGIEKTVSAMRSHDRIAA from the coding sequence ATGGCCGAGCGTGTAGTCATCACAGGTGGCGCGGGTTTCATCGGGTCCCATCTTGCGCGGCGCTGCGTGGCCGAGGGGCTGGACGTGCATCTGATCGTGCGTCCGTCGTCCTCGCTTCACCGGCTGGCCGGCGAGATCGACCGCCTGACCGTCCACACGGCCGATCTTGGCGACGAGCCCCGGTTGCGGGCGTTGCTCGCCCGGATCGCGCCCGATCGCGTCTTCCACCTTGCCGCGCGGACCCGTGGCGCGGACGCGGCCGACACTCTGGCGGATGCGCGGAACCTGCTGCTCCTGCTGCAATTGCTGGCCGAACAGGACCGGCCGCCAAGTGTGGTCGTCCGGACAGGCTCGATCGCGGAATATGGCACGGGGCCGCTTCCCTATCGCGAAGACCAGCATGAGGAGCCGGAGACGCCCTATGCCGTCGCCCATGTGATCGGCACGGAACAGCTCCGCAGATTGGCGTCCATGCTGACCTTCCCCGTCGTCACGGTGCGGCTGGCGCTCGTCTATGGGCCGGGACAGTCCGAGGACTTCCTGATACCGGCGATGATCCGCCGCTGCCTTGAAGGCCAGCCCCTCACCGTCCGCCATCCCGACGACCGGCGCGACCTGCTCCACATCGACGATGCAGTGGAGGGGCTGATGCAGCTTTCAGAGGCGAAGCTGATGGGACACACCGTCGTCAACCTTGCCACCGGCGTGGCCCCCAGCATGCGCGAGGCGGCGAAACTGGTCCTCGCGGCCACGGGCGCCGATCCCGCGCTCGTGACGCTTTCCGATACACAACCCGGCCGTACCCCGTCCGAACTGCGCGCTGCGCCCGATCTCGCGCAGTCGCTGGTCGGCTGGAAGGCAGCCCTCAACCTGGCCGACGGGATCGAAAAGACCGTGTCGGCGATGCGCAGCCATGATCGGATCGCAGCATGA
- a CDS encoding ABC transporter permease, with protein sequence MNDQTDRRTMNEPGTPVIPMINWTGLWTLYLKEVRRFFKVQLQTIWGPALTTLLFLVIFTVALGRAGRTVMGVPFADFIAPGLIIMGMMQNAFANSSFGLLVGKVQGTIVDYLMPPLSTGELLTALTAAAVTRAILVGVAVWLAMLLWPDVHVGVRHFWALIWFGLMGAVLLTLLGLLTSVWAEKFDHAAAVTNFVIAPLSLLSGTFYSIDNLHGTFRLISHLNPFFYAISGFRYAFLGVADSPVLIGATVLLAINLGLGALCYAILRSGWKLKA encoded by the coding sequence ATGAACGACCAGACAGATCGCCGGACGATGAACGAGCCCGGCACTCCGGTAATCCCGATGATCAATTGGACAGGACTTTGGACGCTCTATCTGAAGGAGGTGCGGCGTTTCTTCAAGGTCCAGCTTCAAACGATCTGGGGTCCGGCGCTTACAACCCTTCTCTTTCTGGTCATCTTCACGGTTGCGCTGGGCCGCGCCGGGCGGACGGTAATGGGCGTGCCATTCGCCGATTTCATTGCGCCGGGACTCATCATCATGGGAATGATGCAGAACGCCTTCGCCAATTCCAGCTTCGGACTGCTCGTGGGCAAGGTGCAGGGAACGATCGTCGATTATCTGATGCCGCCGCTCTCCACCGGCGAATTGCTGACGGCGCTGACGGCGGCGGCCGTCACCCGCGCCATTCTGGTCGGGGTGGCGGTCTGGCTGGCGATGCTGCTGTGGCCGGACGTGCATGTCGGCGTCCGGCATTTCTGGGCGCTGATCTGGTTCGGCCTGATGGGTGCGGTGCTGCTCACCCTTCTTGGCCTGCTGACCTCCGTCTGGGCTGAAAAGTTCGATCACGCCGCCGCCGTCACCAATTTCGTCATCGCGCCGCTGTCGCTGCTTTCGGGTACCTTCTATTCGATCGACAATCTGCATGGCACGTTCAGGCTCATCAGCCACCTGAACCCGTTCTTCTACGCCATTTCCGGCTTTCGCTACGCCTTTCTCGGCGTCGCCGATTCGCCGGTTCTGATCGGGGCGACGGTATTGCTTGCGATCAATCTGGGGCTGGGCGCGCTGTGCTACGCCATCCTGCGCAGCGGGTGGAAGCTCAAGGCTTGA
- a CDS encoding nucleotide sugar dehydrogenase produces MTTPLSSPPGGERIAVIGLGYVGLPLAVALARRFDCIGIDIDSNRIAELKAGHDRTREVTPDTLADSGLRLSECIEDAQDTDIFIVTVPTPVDSANQPDLRPVLGATRAIAAILKRNAGTILVYESTVYPGVTEDVCGPELERLSGLKRGVDFFLGYSPERINPGDREHTVDRITKVIAGENAEVTERLATIYGAVTSGGVFRAASIKTAEAAKVIENAQRDINIAFMNEIAQIFGKIGLSVHDVLDAANTKWNFLRFAPGLVGGHCIGVDPYYLSYKAQQLGMLPRVVLAGRSINDGMSNYLADEVHSRLGKAGRVLMLGLTFKEDVPDLRNSKVVNVIERLKWIGHEVTIHDPLADPQEAAHEYGLHVDAAALDRRYDAVIAAVPHARYRGWNGEDIARIVESGGLVADIKGIWRDVELPPDLRRWQL; encoded by the coding sequence ATGACGACGCCCCTATCCAGTCCGCCCGGCGGAGAACGCATCGCCGTCATCGGCCTGGGCTATGTCGGCCTGCCGCTTGCCGTTGCGCTCGCCCGGCGGTTCGACTGCATCGGCATCGACATCGACAGCAACCGGATCGCCGAACTGAAGGCGGGACACGACCGCACAAGGGAAGTGACGCCGGACACGCTGGCCGACAGCGGCCTCCGCCTCAGCGAATGCATTGAGGACGCCCAGGACACGGACATCTTCATCGTCACCGTTCCGACGCCCGTCGACAGCGCGAACCAGCCGGACCTGCGGCCGGTGCTGGGGGCGACCCGCGCCATCGCCGCTATCCTGAAACGAAACGCCGGGACGATCCTGGTCTATGAAAGCACCGTCTATCCGGGCGTCACCGAGGATGTGTGCGGGCCTGAACTTGAGCGGCTTTCCGGGCTGAAGCGCGGCGTCGATTTCTTCCTGGGCTATTCGCCGGAGCGGATAAACCCCGGCGACCGCGAGCATACGGTGGACCGGATCACAAAGGTGATCGCGGGGGAAAACGCAGAAGTCACCGAGAGGCTCGCCACCATCTATGGCGCGGTCACCAGTGGCGGCGTTTTCCGGGCCGCATCGATCAAGACGGCGGAGGCCGCCAAGGTGATCGAGAATGCGCAGCGCGACATCAACATCGCCTTCATGAACGAGATCGCGCAGATCTTCGGCAAGATCGGCCTGTCGGTGCATGACGTGCTGGACGCGGCCAACACGAAGTGGAATTTCCTGCGCTTTGCGCCGGGCCTGGTCGGCGGGCACTGCATCGGCGTCGATCCCTATTATCTGAGCTACAAGGCGCAGCAGCTCGGCATGTTGCCGCGCGTGGTGCTGGCGGGACGATCGATCAACGACGGCATGTCCAACTATCTGGCGGACGAGGTTCACTCCCGCCTGGGCAAGGCCGGCCGCGTGCTGATGCTGGGCCTCACCTTCAAGGAGGACGTGCCCGACCTGCGGAACTCCAAGGTTGTGAACGTCATAGAACGGCTGAAGTGGATCGGCCATGAAGTGACGATCCACGATCCGCTGGCCGATCCGCAAGAGGCGGCGCATGAATATGGCCTTCACGTCGACGCTGCGGCGCTCGACAGGCGATATGACGCGGTGATTGCAGCCGTGCCGCACGCCCGCTATCGCGGGTGGAACGGCGAGGACATCGCGCGCATAGTGGAAAGCGGCGGGTTGGTTGCCGATATCAAGGGGATATGGCGGGACGTCGAGTTGCCGCCCGATCTCCGCCGTTGGCAGCTTTGA
- a CDS encoding glycosyltransferase family 2 protein: MRHGVDNDRTKVSILIPCFNEEANVGSVYAAVTGVFRTLPDYDYEIIFTDNHSTDRTFALLRDMAARDPKVHVIRFSRNCGYQRSLLTAYKAATGDCSIQLDCDLQDPPELIPQMLDLWRQGHQVVYGIRRSTDEGAVTSWSRRAFYRLIASMSEDDLPLNAGEFRLVDACILAQLRTVNDTSPYMRGLISSMGFSQIGFEYDRRARVAGKSKFPFEAMLGLAVDGVLNHSLVPLRIASAVGLLVGSFTFVLMFVYLAGRLIFGQDWPAGFATTTLLLLMSISMNALFMGVLGEYLGRIFMQSKQRPTPIIEVTLNMPHKQPSQLSLTAAE; the protein is encoded by the coding sequence ATGAGACATGGCGTCGACAATGATCGGACCAAGGTCTCGATCCTCATTCCCTGCTTCAACGAAGAGGCGAATGTCGGGAGCGTCTATGCCGCCGTCACCGGCGTGTTCCGCACCCTTCCCGACTATGATTACGAGATCATCTTCACCGACAATCATTCGACCGACCGCACCTTCGCGCTGCTGAGGGACATGGCGGCGCGGGACCCGAAGGTGCATGTCATCCGCTTTTCGCGCAACTGCGGCTATCAGCGCTCGCTGCTCACCGCCTACAAGGCGGCGACGGGCGATTGCTCGATCCAGCTCGATTGCGACCTGCAGGACCCGCCGGAGCTTATCCCGCAGATGCTCGATCTCTGGCGGCAGGGCCATCAGGTCGTCTATGGCATCCGCCGTTCCACCGACGAAGGCGCGGTGACGAGCTGGAGCAGGCGCGCCTTCTACCGGCTGATCGCGTCGATGAGCGAGGACGATCTTCCATTGAATGCGGGTGAGTTCCGCCTGGTGGATGCGTGCATCCTCGCCCAGCTTCGGACGGTGAACGACACCTCCCCCTATATGCGCGGCCTCATCAGCTCGATGGGCTTTTCGCAGATCGGCTTCGAATATGATCGCCGGGCACGGGTGGCGGGCAAGAGCAAATTCCCCTTCGAGGCGATGCTGGGGCTGGCGGTCGACGGCGTGCTCAACCACTCGCTGGTCCCGCTCAGGATCGCATCGGCGGTGGGCCTGCTCGTCGGCAGCTTCACCTTCGTCCTGATGTTCGTCTATCTCGCGGGACGGCTGATCTTCGGCCAGGACTGGCCCGCCGGTTTTGCGACCACAACGCTGCTGCTCTTGATGTCGATCTCCATGAACGCGCTCTTCATGGGCGTGCTGGGCGAATATCTGGGCCGCATCTTCATGCAATCGAAGCAACGCCCGACCCCCATCATCGAAGTAACCCTCAACATGCCGCACAAACAGCCGTCACAGCTCTCGCTCACGGCCGCAGAATGA
- a CDS encoding NUDIX hydrolase: protein MTDPIPAATVIIVRDQPNGYEVLMVERHAQLAFAGGAAVFPGGRIDEDDHLIAASAPIGEASAGLERLDAAARIAAMRESLEETGIAIGVDGLPLHRWADWRAALHSGKPFSEMLMAEGLRLNLGSLTPFARWLPPSRRLSRIFDTRFYIARAPEDAPMPFLPDGRETTRIFWTRPQDMLESAGQGAAQIIFPTRRNLERLAVHADYAALEAHARSITVRTIQPRTEEAEGRRWLVIPDDQGYPLTREPLDSAERE, encoded by the coding sequence ATGACCGACCCGATACCTGCGGCAACCGTAATCATCGTTCGCGACCAGCCCAACGGCTATGAAGTGCTGATGGTGGAACGGCATGCCCAGCTGGCGTTCGCCGGCGGCGCAGCAGTCTTCCCCGGCGGCCGCATAGACGAGGACGATCACCTGATAGCCGCCTCGGCCCCGATCGGCGAAGCCTCGGCCGGCCTGGAGAGGCTCGACGCAGCCGCCCGTATCGCGGCGATGAGGGAAAGCCTGGAAGAAACTGGCATTGCCATAGGTGTCGACGGGCTGCCACTGCATCGCTGGGCGGACTGGAGGGCTGCGCTGCATTCCGGAAAGCCGTTTTCAGAAATGCTGATGGCCGAAGGGTTGCGCCTGAACCTGGGCAGCCTGACGCCGTTCGCCCGCTGGCTGCCGCCGTCCAGAAGGCTGAGCCGGATTTTCGACACCCGATTCTACATTGCCAGGGCGCCAGAGGATGCGCCCATGCCCTTCCTTCCTGATGGCAGGGAGACGACCCGCATCTTCTGGACCCGACCGCAGGATATGCTTGAGTCCGCCGGCCAGGGCGCGGCGCAGATCATCTTTCCGACCCGACGAAATCTGGAACGGCTTGCAGTGCATGCCGACTATGCAGCGCTGGAGGCGCATGCCCGCTCGATCACTGTCAGGACCATCCAGCCACGAACCGAAGAAGCGGAAGGCCGGCGCTGGCTCGTCATACCCGACGATCAGGGATATCCCCTCACCCGCGAACCGCTCGACAGCGCCGAGCGGGAGTAG
- the acs gene encoding acetate--CoA ligase has protein sequence MSAETVIPVPAEWAARAKVDTARYAEMYRQSLGAPDAFWLEHGRRIDWIKPFTKVSNWSFDEADFGIKWFEDGVLNVSANCLDRHLESRGDDIAIIWEPDDPKAEPRRISYRELHAEVCRFANVLKAAGAKKGDRITIYLPMIPEAAFAMLACTRIGAIHSVVFGGFSPDSIAGRVQDCDSNIIITADEGLRGGRKVALKANVDVAVESCPSVKKVVVVRHTGGEVAMTAGRDFWYHEAAAGVSADCPPEPMGAEDPLFILYTSGSTGKPKGVLHTTGGYLVWASLTHELLFDYRRGEIYWCAADVGWVTGHSYIVYGPLANGATTLMYEGVPNWPTPSRIWEVVDRHQVNILYTAPTVLRSLMREGDGPVTSTSRKSLRLLGTVGEPINPEAWLWYHRVPGEGRCPIIDTWWQTETGAAMIAPFPGATDLKPGSATKPFFGVALEIVDADGKVLEGATEGNLVVTRSWPGQMRTVWGDHARFFQTYFSTYKGKYFTGDGCRRDADGYFWITGRVDDVINVSGHRMGTAEVESALVAHAKVAEAAVVGFPHDIKGQGIYAYVTLNAGEEPSDDLRSELVKWVRTEIGPIATPDTIQFSPGLPKTRSGKIMRRILRKIAEGDTSNLGDTTTLADPSVVDSLVANRAR, from the coding sequence GTGAGTGCCGAGACGGTGATTCCAGTTCCGGCCGAATGGGCCGCGCGTGCGAAGGTGGATACGGCGCGTTATGCCGAAATGTATCGGCAGTCGCTTGGCGCTCCCGACGCCTTCTGGCTGGAACACGGCCGGCGGATCGACTGGATCAAGCCATTCACCAAGGTATCGAACTGGTCCTTCGACGAGGCGGACTTCGGCATAAAATGGTTCGAGGACGGGGTGCTGAACGTCAGCGCCAACTGCCTTGACCGGCATCTGGAAAGCCGGGGCGACGACATTGCCATCATCTGGGAGCCGGATGACCCCAAGGCGGAACCGCGGCGGATCAGCTATCGCGAGCTTCACGCCGAGGTCTGTCGCTTCGCCAATGTGCTGAAGGCGGCCGGGGCGAAGAAGGGCGACCGGATCACCATCTATCTGCCGATGATCCCAGAGGCGGCGTTCGCCATGCTCGCCTGCACGCGGATCGGCGCGATCCATTCCGTCGTGTTCGGCGGGTTTTCACCCGACAGCATCGCCGGGCGCGTGCAGGACTGCGATTCCAACATCATCATCACCGCCGATGAAGGCCTGCGGGGCGGCCGCAAGGTTGCGCTCAAGGCCAATGTCGATGTCGCTGTCGAAAGCTGCCCCTCGGTCAAAAAGGTGGTCGTGGTGCGCCACACCGGCGGCGAGGTGGCCATGACGGCCGGGCGCGATTTCTGGTATCATGAGGCGGCAGCCGGGGTCAGCGCCGATTGCCCGCCGGAGCCGATGGGCGCGGAAGACCCGCTGTTCATCCTTTATACGTCCGGCTCCACCGGCAAGCCCAAGGGCGTTCTCCATACAACCGGCGGCTATCTCGTCTGGGCGTCGCTGACGCACGAACTGCTGTTCGATTACCGGCGGGGCGAAATCTATTGGTGCGCGGCCGATGTCGGCTGGGTCACGGGGCACAGCTACATCGTCTATGGGCCGCTCGCCAATGGCGCGACCACGCTGATGTACGAGGGCGTGCCGAACTGGCCGACACCCTCGCGCATCTGGGAAGTGGTCGACCGCCACCAGGTGAACATCCTCTACACCGCGCCCACGGTGCTGCGCTCGCTGATGCGGGAAGGGGACGGACCCGTCACCTCCACCAGCCGCAAGTCGCTGAGGCTTCTCGGCACGGTCGGAGAACCGATCAATCCCGAAGCGTGGCTCTGGTATCATCGCGTGCCGGGCGAGGGCCGTTGCCCGATCATCGACACCTGGTGGCAGACCGAGACGGGCGCGGCCATGATCGCGCCGTTCCCCGGTGCGACCGACCTGAAGCCCGGCTCTGCGACCAAGCCCTTCTTCGGAGTGGCGCTCGAAATTGTCGATGCCGATGGCAAGGTGCTGGAAGGCGCGACTGAGGGCAATCTGGTTGTAACCCGCTCATGGCCGGGGCAAATGCGGACTGTCTGGGGCGATCACGCGCGGTTCTTCCAGACCTATTTCTCGACCTACAAGGGCAAGTATTTCACCGGCGACGGCTGCCGCCGCGATGCGGACGGCTATTTCTGGATCACCGGGCGCGTCGACGATGTTATCAACGTGTCCGGTCACCGCATGGGCACGGCGGAAGTCGAATCGGCGCTGGTCGCTCACGCGAAGGTTGCCGAGGCGGCTGTCGTCGGTTTCCCGCACGACATCAAGGGGCAGGGCATCTACGCCTATGTCACGCTCAACGCGGGTGAGGAGCCGTCCGACGACCTGCGATCGGAACTGGTGAAATGGGTGCGAACGGAGATCGGGCCGATCGCGACGCCCGATACGATCCAGTTCTCGCCGGGCCTGCCCAAGACCCGCTCCGGCAAGATCATGCGGCGAATCCTCCGGAAAATAGCGGAAGGCGACACCAGCAATTTGGGTGACACCACCACGCTGGCCGACCCGTCGGTCGTCGACAGCCTGGTTGCGAATCGCGCCCGGTAG
- a CDS encoding GcrA family cell cycle regulator yields the protein MSWTDERIDKLKRLWEQGMTASQIADALGEGVSRNAVIGKAHRLGLQSRPSPVKATDAPSEAAPAAAAAPAQPPAPPPAPPKVEQPEPEPAVQASQPSRMLRPGTPTGPVPPSGPPAPPRRSIPAKPSKEIEGKTTLLDLSDKICKWPIGHPGEPDFHFCGQPSNPGFPYCVEHCAVAYQAQLPRRDRRPPPPPYGAPRIR from the coding sequence ATGTCCTGGACCGACGAACGGATCGACAAACTGAAAAGGCTCTGGGAACAGGGCATGACCGCCAGCCAGATCGCCGATGCGCTTGGCGAAGGCGTGAGCCGCAATGCCGTGATCGGCAAGGCGCACCGGCTCGGGTTGCAGTCGCGGCCGTCTCCGGTGAAGGCGACGGACGCCCCGAGCGAAGCGGCTCCGGCCGCTGCCGCCGCGCCCGCCCAGCCTCCAGCGCCGCCGCCCGCTCCGCCCAAGGTCGAACAGCCTGAACCCGAGCCGGCCGTCCAGGCGTCGCAGCCTTCCCGCATGCTGCGGCCGGGAACGCCGACCGGGCCGGTGCCGCCTTCCGGTCCGCCCGCGCCGCCGCGCCGTTCCATTCCGGCCAAGCCGAGCAAGGAGATCGAGGGCAAGACCACGCTTCTCGACCTCAGCGACAAGATCTGCAAATGGCCGATCGGCCATCCGGGCGAGCCTGATTTCCACTTCTGCGGGCAGCCCTCCAATCCCGGCTTTCCTTATTGCGTGGAGCATTGCGCAGTCGCCTATCAGGCGCAGCTTCCCCGCCGCGACAGGCGTCCGCCGCCGCCGCCCTATGGCGCGCCCAGGATACGCTGA